A genomic region of Chryseobacterium sp. KACC 21268 contains the following coding sequences:
- a CDS encoding DUF2384 domain-containing protein, with protein MATNKEQRDSNKNRVEEPVAAYGAVTSVFNRFAIKDDYKLLKKAREGLKTDVFYSLADAIKMPEKALASVINLSPRTISNYRDQEKGLDPIYSEHLLKLINLYSFGKEIFGNLDEFTLWMNRPFWNSSDKPIDFISTSGGVDLIYEEIEKLAQGYPV; from the coding sequence ATGGCAACAAATAAAGAACAACGCGATTCCAACAAAAATAGAGTAGAAGAGCCAGTAGCCGCTTACGGAGCAGTCACTTCTGTGTTCAATAGATTTGCAATAAAAGATGACTACAAACTGTTGAAAAAAGCAAGAGAAGGCTTGAAAACAGACGTATTCTATTCACTTGCTGATGCCATCAAGATGCCAGAGAAAGCTTTGGCATCTGTCATCAATCTTTCTCCAAGGACCATCAGCAATTACAGAGATCAGGAAAAAGGACTAGACCCGATCTACAGCGAGCATCTATTAAAATTGATCAATCTTTATAGTTTTGGAAAGGAGATCTTTGGAAATTTGGATGAGTTTACCCTATGGATGAACCGTCCTTTTTGGAATTCCAGTGATAAGCCGATAGATTTTATTTCCACTTCTGGAGGTGTAGATCTGATCTACGAAGAGATAGAAAAACTAGCCCAAGGTTATCCTGTATAA